A window of Christiangramia forsetii KT0803 contains these coding sequences:
- a CDS encoding MarR family winged helix-turn-helix transcriptional regulator, with the protein MKEKTIDYVLRATWMAVSKMYNEEAGKAGSTMATGFALLSIDPEDGTPSTSLGPKMGMEATSLSRILKTMEEKGLIIRKRNPSDGRSVLIHLTEFGKEMRDYSKRVVLRFDEAVKENVSDKDLKTFNEVANTITELISEKKIYTEEISIR; encoded by the coding sequence ATGAAAGAAAAAACGATAGATTATGTATTGCGTGCCACCTGGATGGCTGTCTCAAAAATGTATAATGAGGAAGCTGGAAAAGCGGGCAGCACTATGGCTACGGGGTTTGCTCTTTTAAGCATTGATCCTGAAGATGGCACCCCATCTACTTCGCTGGGTCCCAAAATGGGTATGGAAGCGACAAGTCTTTCCAGGATTCTCAAAACCATGGAAGAAAAAGGTCTTATTATTAGAAAGAGAAATCCGAGTGATGGCCGTAGTGTGCTAATACACTTAACCGAATTTGGTAAAGAGATGAGAGATTATTCCAAGCGCGTGGTACTGCGATTTGATGAAGCTGTAAAGGAAAATGTTTCAGATAAAGATTTAAAGACCTTTAATGAAGTGGCAAATACCATAACAGAGCTTATAAGCGAAAAAAAAATATATACTGAAGAAATAAGTATCAGATAA
- a CDS encoding AMP-dependent synthetase/ligase, which yields MNEIKRLFDFPYYQLENNPLDEALATKYDGKWKTISTQQYIDQANTISRGLLRLGVKPNDKIAVISTSNRTEWNVMDIGILQIGAQNVPVYPTISEDDYEYILNHSGATYCFVSDEEVLGKVNSIKGTTELKEVYSFDQIAGCQNWKEILKSGEDKGNQDEVEKLKKAVKPDDLATIIYTSGTTGRPKGVMLTHNNIVSDVLGSAPRVPFETGTYVALSFLPVCHIFERMILYLYQYYSVSIYFAESIDKISDNLKEVKPHVITAVPRLLEKVYDKIIAKGTALGGVKQKLFYWAVELGLEYEPYEANGWWYETKLKLARKLIFSKWKEGLGGNIELIVSGSAALQPRLTRVFAAAEIPVMEGYGLTETSPVISVNDERNHGFRIGTVGKVLQNVKVKIAEDGEILTKGPNVMKGYYKDEEKTKEVINEEGYFHTGDIGEIDKDGFLKITDRKKEMFKTSGGKYVAPQLIENTMKQSRFIEQIMVVGDGEKMPSALIQPNFEFIEDWASKKNIDLGEGTPADIARNSMVRDRIQEEVDFYNQKFGKWERIKTFEITPEAWTVEDEHLTPTMKLKRRIIREKYKDLYEKLYNRY from the coding sequence ATGAATGAAATAAAACGACTTTTCGACTTTCCATATTATCAGCTTGAGAACAATCCATTGGATGAAGCATTGGCGACCAAATATGATGGTAAATGGAAAACAATTTCCACTCAACAATATATAGATCAGGCAAATACAATAAGCCGTGGTCTATTAAGATTAGGGGTAAAACCCAATGATAAGATTGCTGTAATTTCCACTTCCAACCGAACCGAGTGGAACGTAATGGATATTGGTATACTTCAAATTGGAGCACAGAACGTTCCTGTTTATCCTACTATATCAGAAGATGACTATGAATATATCTTAAATCACAGTGGAGCAACTTACTGTTTCGTTTCAGATGAAGAAGTATTAGGAAAAGTTAATTCTATAAAAGGGACTACAGAACTTAAAGAAGTATATAGTTTTGACCAAATAGCAGGTTGTCAGAATTGGAAAGAGATACTTAAGAGTGGTGAAGATAAAGGAAACCAGGATGAAGTTGAAAAATTAAAAAAGGCTGTAAAACCTGATGATCTTGCTACTATAATATATACCTCAGGAACTACTGGCAGACCTAAAGGAGTTATGTTAACCCATAACAATATTGTAAGTGATGTTTTAGGAAGTGCTCCCAGAGTACCTTTTGAGACCGGAACTTACGTAGCCTTGAGCTTTCTACCAGTTTGCCATATTTTTGAAAGAATGATTCTTTATTTATATCAGTATTATTCGGTATCGATCTATTTCGCTGAATCTATTGATAAAATTAGTGACAATCTTAAAGAGGTTAAACCTCATGTGATAACTGCGGTGCCTCGACTTCTAGAAAAGGTGTACGATAAAATCATCGCTAAGGGAACCGCACTTGGAGGAGTTAAACAAAAGTTATTTTACTGGGCAGTAGAATTAGGTCTGGAATATGAACCTTATGAGGCAAACGGTTGGTGGTATGAAACCAAACTAAAACTTGCGAGGAAACTTATTTTTTCAAAATGGAAAGAAGGGCTTGGTGGAAACATAGAGCTTATTGTTTCGGGTAGTGCCGCACTTCAACCAAGACTTACACGTGTTTTCGCAGCTGCTGAAATTCCCGTGATGGAAGGTTATGGTTTAACAGAAACCTCGCCGGTTATTTCGGTAAACGATGAGCGTAACCATGGTTTCAGAATTGGAACCGTTGGAAAAGTGTTGCAAAATGTGAAAGTTAAAATTGCCGAGGACGGGGAGATTCTTACCAAGGGACCTAATGTAATGAAAGGTTATTATAAGGATGAAGAGAAAACAAAAGAGGTAATTAATGAAGAAGGCTATTTTCATACCGGGGATATTGGAGAAATTGATAAGGATGGATTCCTTAAGATCACAGACAGGAAGAAAGAAATGTTCAAAACTTCCGGGGGAAAATATGTCGCTCCACAGCTGATAGAGAATACTATGAAACAATCCCGTTTTATAGAACAAATCATGGTTGTTGGCGATGGTGAGAAAATGCCTTCGGCTTTAATCCAGCCAAATTTTGAATTCATTGAAGACTGGGCTAGTAAAAAAAATATAGATCTTGGGGAGGGAACTCCTGCAGATATTGCCAGAAATAGTATGGTAAGAGATAGAATTCAGGAAGAAGTAGATTTCTATAATCAAAAATTCGGGAAATGGGAAAGGATCAAAACTTTTGAAATAACCCCGGAGGCCTGGACTGTAGAAGATGAACACCTTACTCCTACCATGAAATTAAAACGACGAATAATTAGAGAAAAGTATAAAGATCTATACGAAAAACTTTATAATCGTTATTAA
- a CDS encoding four helix bundle protein, protein MHNFKELKIWQKAIKVAEQVYILSSRFPSEEKYGLISQIRRSAISIPSNIAEGAGRNTNGEFKNFLGIANGSTNELCTQLIISEHLKLISEENIKPIINDLMEIQKMNFTLIKKFTN, encoded by the coding sequence ATGCACAACTTTAAAGAACTCAAAATTTGGCAGAAAGCAATAAAGGTTGCTGAGCAGGTTTATATACTTTCTTCTCGATTTCCATCTGAAGAAAAATATGGATTAATAAGTCAGATTAGAAGAAGTGCGATCTCTATTCCTTCCAATATTGCAGAAGGTGCTGGAAGAAATACGAATGGCGAGTTCAAAAACTTTTTAGGAATTGCTAATGGTTCAACTAATGAATTGTGCACACAACTTATAATTTCTGAACATCTCAAATTAATTTCAGAAGAAAATATTAAACCGATAATTAATGATTTGATGGAGATTCAAAAAATGAATTTTACTCTTATTAAGAAGTTCACAAATTAA
- a CDS encoding 3-hydroxyacyl-CoA dehydrogenase/enoyl-CoA hydratase family protein, with product MKRRINKIAVIGSGIMGSGIACHFANIGVEVLLLDIVPRELNEKEKKKGLSLDDKVVRNRIVNNSLQESVKSKPSPIYHKDFVNRIETGNLEDDISKVSEADWIIEVVVERLDIKKQVFENLEKHRKPGTLITSNTSGIPINFMTEGRSDDFKKHFCGTHFFNPPRYLRLFEIIPGKETATEVLEFLEMYGEKFLGKKTVLAKDTPAFIGNRIGIFSIMSLFHMVKEMGMTIEEVDKLTGPVIGRQKSATFRTVDVVGLDTLVHVANGLYENVPNDEQHDLFALPNFIDTMMENKWLGSKTGQGFYKKIKKDDGSSEIKSLDLDTMEYRDRKSASFATLEQTKAIDNVSDRFEVLVKGKDKAGEFYRKTFSALFAYVSNRIPEISDDLYKIDDAMKAGFGWEHGPFQIWDAIGVQKGIDMMKEEGYEPNSWVKEMLESGSDSFYTVKEGNTYYYNIDDKKQTKIPGQDAFIILDNIRKSNEVFKNSGVVVEDLGDGILNVEFRSKMNSIGGDVLDGINKAIDIAEKDYQGLVVANDGKNFSVGANIGMIFMMAVEQEYEELNMAIKYFQDTMMRMRYSSIPTVSAPHAMTLGGGCELSLHADKVVASAETYIGLVEFGVGVIPGGGGTKEMTVRASDTYQKDDVELNRLRDNFLTIGMAKVSTSAYEAYDLGLLQKGKDIVVVNPERQLAIAKQHAMLMAENGYTQPIARRDIKVLGKQALGAFLVGTDQMAAGKYISKHDKKIANKLAYVMAGGDLSENQMVSEQYLLELEREAFLSLTGERKTLERLQHMLKKGKPLRN from the coding sequence ATGAAAAGAAGGATAAATAAAATTGCAGTTATCGGATCCGGAATTATGGGTAGCGGTATCGCTTGCCATTTTGCCAATATTGGTGTGGAAGTGTTACTTCTGGACATCGTTCCGCGAGAACTGAATGAAAAGGAAAAGAAAAAAGGACTTAGCCTGGACGATAAAGTGGTTCGTAATAGAATTGTAAACAACTCGCTTCAGGAATCTGTAAAGTCTAAACCCTCCCCTATTTACCATAAAGACTTTGTAAATAGAATTGAAACGGGAAATCTTGAAGATGATATTTCAAAGGTATCTGAGGCAGACTGGATTATTGAGGTCGTTGTAGAACGTCTAGATATTAAAAAGCAGGTTTTTGAAAACCTTGAAAAACATAGAAAGCCCGGTACTTTGATTACTTCAAATACTTCCGGTATTCCTATCAATTTTATGACTGAAGGCAGAAGCGATGATTTTAAAAAGCATTTCTGTGGAACACACTTCTTCAATCCTCCAAGATATCTAAGATTATTTGAAATTATTCCGGGAAAAGAAACTGCTACCGAGGTTCTTGAGTTTTTGGAGATGTACGGTGAGAAATTCCTTGGGAAAAAGACTGTACTTGCCAAAGATACCCCTGCTTTTATAGGTAATAGAATTGGTATTTTCTCCATTATGAGCCTTTTCCATATGGTGAAGGAAATGGGAATGACTATCGAAGAAGTAGATAAACTAACCGGTCCCGTCATAGGTCGTCAAAAGTCGGCTACATTTAGAACGGTGGATGTTGTTGGTTTAGACACCTTGGTTCACGTTGCAAATGGTTTGTATGAAAATGTACCTAACGATGAGCAGCATGATCTGTTTGCTTTGCCAAATTTCATCGATACCATGATGGAAAACAAGTGGTTAGGTAGCAAAACCGGACAAGGTTTCTATAAAAAGATAAAAAAAGACGATGGTTCCAGCGAGATTAAGTCCCTAGATCTTGATACCATGGAATATCGTGATAGAAAAAGCGCATCTTTCGCAACTCTGGAACAAACAAAAGCTATAGATAATGTATCAGATCGGTTTGAAGTTCTGGTAAAAGGAAAGGATAAAGCAGGAGAATTTTATAGAAAAACGTTTTCTGCATTATTTGCTTATGTATCCAATAGAATTCCTGAAATATCAGATGATCTTTATAAGATCGATGATGCGATGAAAGCTGGTTTTGGCTGGGAACACGGGCCATTCCAGATCTGGGATGCGATTGGAGTTCAGAAAGGAATAGATATGATGAAGGAAGAAGGTTACGAACCTAATTCCTGGGTAAAGGAAATGCTTGAAAGCGGAAGTGATAGCTTCTACACAGTAAAAGAAGGCAATACCTATTACTATAATATTGACGACAAGAAACAAACTAAAATTCCTGGGCAGGATGCGTTTATAATTCTGGATAACATTAGAAAATCTAATGAAGTATTCAAAAATAGCGGGGTCGTAGTTGAAGACCTGGGTGACGGAATACTGAATGTAGAATTTAGAAGTAAAATGAATTCTATTGGTGGCGATGTTCTTGACGGAATAAATAAAGCCATTGATATTGCCGAAAAAGATTACCAGGGACTGGTTGTTGCCAATGATGGTAAGAACTTCTCTGTAGGTGCCAATATTGGAATGATCTTTATGATGGCTGTGGAACAGGAATATGAAGAGCTGAACATGGCGATCAAATATTTTCAGGATACGATGATGAGAATGCGCTATTCCTCAATTCCAACTGTTTCTGCTCCGCACGCAATGACCCTGGGTGGTGGGTGTGAACTTTCACTTCATGCAGATAAAGTGGTTGCATCGGCTGAAACTTATATAGGTTTAGTTGAATTTGGTGTTGGTGTGATCCCCGGCGGTGGTGGAACAAAGGAAATGACAGTTAGAGCTTCTGATACCTATCAAAAAGATGATGTTGAGCTGAACCGACTTAGAGATAACTTCCTCACCATTGGGATGGCGAAAGTATCCACGTCAGCTTACGAAGCATACGATCTTGGTCTTCTTCAGAAGGGAAAAGATATCGTGGTGGTAAATCCAGAAAGACAACTGGCAATCGCTAAGCAACATGCGATGTTAATGGCTGAAAATGGATATACTCAACCAATTGCACGTAGAGATATAAAAGTTCTTGGTAAACAGGCATTGGGAGCATTCCTTGTGGGAACAGACCAGATGGCTGCCGGAAAATACATCAGCAAACATGATAAAAAGATCGCGAATAAACTGGCTTATGTAATGGCCGGTGGCGACCTTTCAGAAAACCAAATGGTTAGCGAACAGTATTTATTAGAACTGGAAAGAGAAGCTTTCTTATCGCTTACAGGGGAAAGAAAAACCCTGGAGCGTCTTCAGCATATGTTGAAGAAAGGGAAGCCATTAAGAAACTAG
- a CDS encoding acetyl-CoA C-acyltransferase — MKTAYIVKAYRTAVGKAPKGVFRFKRPDELAAETIQYMMDKLPDFDKKRIDDVMVGNAMPEAEQGLNVGRLISLMGLKIEDVPGMTVNRYCASGLETISIATAKIQMGMADCVIAGGAESMSYIPMGGYKPVPDYEVAKAGNEDYYWGMGLTAEAVAKKYNVSREDQDEFAYNSHQKANKAQEEGRFQDQIVPITIDETYVDENGKKQTRSYTVNKDEGPRKDTSIEVLNKLRPVFAEGGSVTAGNSSQMSDGAAFVMVMSEEMVKELNLEPIARMVSYAAVGVEPRIMGIGPVHAIPKALKQAGLKQDDMELIELNEAFASQSLAVIRELGLDKDKLNPNGGAISMGHPLGCTGAKLSVQIFDEMRKRELKNKHCMVTMCVGTGQGAAGVFEFLN, encoded by the coding sequence ATGAAAACAGCATATATAGTAAAAGCATACAGAACCGCAGTAGGAAAAGCTCCTAAAGGCGTATTTCGTTTCAAAAGACCAGATGAGCTGGCTGCTGAAACCATCCAGTACATGATGGACAAATTGCCAGATTTCGATAAGAAACGTATTGATGACGTAATGGTGGGAAACGCGATGCCGGAAGCGGAACAGGGATTAAACGTTGGTAGATTGATCTCCCTTATGGGATTAAAGATCGAAGATGTTCCTGGGATGACGGTGAACAGGTATTGTGCTTCAGGACTGGAAACCATTTCTATTGCCACCGCTAAAATTCAGATGGGAATGGCAGATTGCGTAATTGCAGGTGGTGCCGAAAGTATGAGTTATATTCCGATGGGTGGTTATAAGCCAGTACCGGATTATGAAGTTGCGAAAGCAGGAAATGAAGATTACTACTGGGGAATGGGACTAACCGCTGAAGCTGTCGCTAAAAAATATAATGTTTCCCGTGAAGATCAGGATGAATTCGCTTACAATTCGCATCAAAAAGCGAATAAAGCGCAGGAAGAAGGTCGTTTTCAGGATCAGATTGTTCCAATTACGATAGATGAAACATACGTAGATGAAAATGGTAAAAAGCAAACAAGATCTTACACGGTAAATAAAGATGAAGGTCCTAGAAAAGATACTTCTATAGAAGTTCTGAATAAATTGAGGCCTGTATTTGCTGAAGGTGGTAGCGTTACGGCTGGAAATTCTTCTCAAATGAGTGATGGAGCTGCATTTGTGATGGTGATGAGCGAAGAGATGGTGAAAGAACTAAATCTGGAACCAATCGCCAGAATGGTAAGTTATGCTGCTGTTGGTGTAGAACCAAGAATTATGGGAATAGGACCTGTTCATGCAATCCCGAAAGCTTTAAAACAAGCTGGACTTAAGCAGGATGATATGGAGCTAATTGAATTAAATGAAGCCTTTGCTTCACAGTCATTAGCAGTTATCAGAGAATTAGGTCTGGATAAAGATAAATTAAATCCAAATGGCGGCGCTATTTCTATGGGGCATCCACTTGGATGTACAGGAGCTAAACTATCGGTGCAAATCTTTGATGAAATGCGTAAACGTGAATTAAAGAATAAGCACTGTATGGTAACCATGTGTGTGGGAACAGGGCAGGGAGCTGCAGGAGTTTTTGAATTTCTTAATTAG